The following are encoded in a window of Thalassotalea insulae genomic DNA:
- a CDS encoding methyl-accepting chemotaxis protein: protein MTTLMANEQQRLIYITNQQGKYIYVNDAFCQLLGYSEQELLALDSHKQTDQHMPQQVINELSDTLNQGFSWQGVLSINDSEGKNIWLDAFITPQYQQGEIIGYQSISKIADKQLTHRAQKLYSRLNNQSRLATFELTKNHKFIFLVLLTLITQFFIFTELGLTISLLVAFGAIAPIAIFWQDIIPTAMRAQKLQSIYDSISRKVYFGKGTASVFDFNFSMIKVKLKAILERTLDAANPIRSVMSKVTTGIEETRANLEHQKQEVEQLSVAMEQMQASTTNIAQNTVTAAADLDSTFEQCEEAQQGIYNTTDKIKALAQEVETASASADSLTESANNVGALMEDIQSIADQTNLLALNAAIEAARAGEHGRGFAVVADEVRNLSSRTQDSAKEIHNRLSAMLATIDEWVKLMAKNKQDAEFCVATAEASNEKIERVVQSVQSVTDSANQIATAAEQQNAVSSDINNHITEVHQALKHTWSQTDVVAEQMAALEQSVEDIANVANTFIPKKK from the coding sequence ATGACGACGCTTATGGCAAATGAACAGCAAAGATTAATTTATATCACCAATCAGCAAGGCAAATATATATACGTTAACGACGCATTTTGCCAGTTACTCGGATACAGTGAACAAGAATTGTTGGCGCTTGATAGCCATAAACAAACCGACCAGCACATGCCTCAACAGGTTATCAACGAACTTTCTGATACGCTCAATCAGGGCTTTTCTTGGCAAGGAGTCTTAAGTATTAATGACAGTGAAGGCAAAAATATTTGGCTAGATGCCTTTATCACCCCACAATACCAACAAGGTGAAATAATTGGTTATCAATCAATTAGTAAAATAGCGGATAAACAACTAACCCATCGGGCACAAAAACTCTATAGTCGCTTAAATAATCAAAGCCGTTTAGCGACGTTTGAGCTCACCAAAAATCACAAATTTATCTTTTTAGTGCTGTTAACCCTGATCACCCAATTCTTTATTTTTACCGAGCTTGGCCTAACGATCTCATTATTAGTGGCTTTTGGTGCTATAGCTCCTATTGCTATTTTTTGGCAAGATATTATTCCTACTGCGATGCGTGCACAAAAACTTCAAAGCATTTATGACTCTATTTCGAGAAAAGTGTACTTCGGTAAAGGCACTGCCAGTGTATTTGACTTTAATTTTTCGATGATCAAAGTCAAACTAAAAGCAATATTAGAGCGTACCTTAGATGCAGCAAACCCAATCAGGTCAGTGATGAGTAAAGTCACCACTGGGATTGAAGAAACCCGAGCAAATCTCGAGCACCAAAAGCAGGAAGTAGAACAACTATCCGTAGCCATGGAGCAAATGCAGGCATCAACAACAAATATTGCCCAAAATACTGTCACTGCCGCTGCAGATTTAGACAGTACCTTCGAACAATGCGAAGAAGCGCAACAAGGTATTTACAACACCACAGATAAAATTAAGGCGCTAGCACAGGAAGTTGAAACAGCTTCAGCATCCGCCGACTCCTTAACTGAGTCAGCCAATAATGTTGGAGCATTAATGGAAGATATTCAATCGATTGCCGATCAAACCAACTTATTGGCCCTTAATGCCGCTATTGAAGCTGCCCGTGCCGGTGAACATGGCAGAGGGTTCGCGGTCGTCGCTGATGAAGTGAGAAATTTATCTTCCCGCACCCAAGATTCAGCAAAAGAAATTCATAACCGATTATCCGCTATGCTTGCCACCATTGATGAATGGGTAAAGCTAATGGCAAAAAACAAACAGGATGCGGAATTTTGTGTGGCAACAGCAGAAGCATCTAATGAAAAGATTGAACGCGTGGTGCAGAGCGTACAAAGTGTCACCGATTCAGCAAATCAGATTGCCACCGCTGCGGAGCAACAAAATGCTGTATCAAGTGATATAAATAATCATATTACTGAAGTTCATCAGGCATTAAAGCATACCTGGTCACAAACCGATGTGGTCGCAGAGCAAATGGCGGCACTAGAACAAAGTGTTGAAGACATTGCCAATGTCGCCAATACCTTTATTCCTAAGAAAAAATAG